cttgaagaaaaattgcctaagattgatgaattggctaggaacgtggatagaatttatcttgatgttgattctttgaaacttagatctattccacctaagcatgatatcaatgagtatctcaaagccatgagaatttccattgatgagtgtaaagaaagaaccgctaggatgcgtgctaaaaaagattgcttttgtgaaagcgtgttcttctaatttttatgagaataaagatgaagatctaaaagttattgatgagtCCCCTATTAAATcgtttttttgcaatatgaatcttgataatgatgggactgaatatgagccacctttacctagaaggcattccaaaaattcggagtttttagatcttgatgcaaaaattggtaaaagtgggattgaagaggttaaaactttagatagcaatgaacccactattttggatttcaaggaatttaattatgataattgctctttgatagattgtatttccttgttgcaatccgtgctaaattctccacatgcttatagtcaaaataaagcttttactaaacatatcgttgatgctttaatgcaatcttatgaataaAAAATTGAGTTGGAAgttttctatccctagaaaactttatgatgagtgggaacctactattaaaattaaagatcatgaatgctatgctttgtgtgatttgggtgctagtgtttccacgattccaaaaactttgtgtgatttgttaggtttccgcgaatttgatgattgctctttaaacttacaccttgcggattccactatcaagaaacctatgggaagaattaatgatgttcttattgttgcaaataggaattatgtgcccgtagattttattgttcttgatatagattgcaatccttcttctcccattatccaatatcagattcagggggaggaGTCCATATctagggaagaaaatctttggaattcattgcatatccttaaatctttggggacatgtctatatccaaatgaagtactaagtactcacccattacatgtcatcccagtcttggtactcttgtggtttcctgaaATTGCTTTCTTTAGAGTGTTCTTGTATTATCTAATCCTGTTTTCTCAAGTTCacctcttccaaagccagctcaagaccacaaggtaagtatatgcaccACACTCATGTTCATGATGATCccttgctaatgtacatattgtttgcaagaaggattcatgaacatgaaggtacacttattttatctacatcatttgctctgatgcatatagccaagatacatgtaactcattgcttgctctgacatgcttatgcattcacatgctcttatattcgaTCTTCACACGATTGCATAcgtgtagggggagcctatgcatgttacatgtctttccaaagctttatttGTTACTCTTCGTAtcatttatctaaagctttgatgtatgttgtcatcaattaccaaaaagggggagattgaaagcacaagtgctccctgggtgattttggtaattaatgtcgacatatctcttgttggactaatacttttatctagtatatttcagatgagttcaacaatggcgtggcaaggacaagaggatgtggaaccccttcaaaatgctaaggacaaagattggcaaaagctcaaaactattcattttcatttagtgatccaagatcacattgcgtccataggaaagccaatactattaaaggggatgaggtgttgcttaatggtctacttgctcaaagtgcttagtgatattgctccaaaacctcagccactttctcatttccacatatgtccaaaacccaaagtcaaactcggccccaccgatttgatctatccggcgccaccgagctcagttgacatagccactgccagaaaccctagacaattcggtctcactgatgcGGATCTTGGtatcaccgagatggccttgcaaactctatgttgcctattgtaattatttcggtctcaccgaaatgttcaatcggtccaaccgagtttgcctgaccaactctccgtttgctcattgctgaaatcggtctcaccgagttcaaacaatcggtctcaccgagatgaggttttgccctaaccctagcatatcggtcccaccgagttgatcatgtcggtcccaccgagattcctaacgttcacattttgaactgaattggtctcaccaagttcttctattcggtgtgatcgagttgggtcaaatgtgtgtaacagttggattttgtgtggaggctatatatacccctgcacccccatctccatttgagagagagccatcagaacgtgcctaaacttccactactcattttttgagagagaccacctactcatgtgttgagatcaagacattccgatccaaccacaagaatcttgatccctaaccttccccaagttgctttccactcaaatcatttttccaccatagccaaatctgtgagagagagttgagtgttggggagactatcatttgaagcacaagagcaaggagttcatcatcaacacaccatctattaccttctggagagtggtgtctcctagattggttaggtgtcacttgggagcctccgacaagattgtggagttgaatcaaggattttgtaagggcaaggagatcgcctacttcgtgaagatctacctgagtgaggcaagtccttcgtgggcgatggccatggtgggatagacaaggttgcttctccaTGGACccttctgttggggatcgtagcagaaattaaaattttctacgcatcaccaagatcaatctatggagtttactagcaacgagaggggaggagtgcatctacatacccttgtagatcgcgagcggaagcattcaagagaacggggttgatggagtcgtactcgtcgtgatccaaatcaccgatgatccaaacgccgaacggacggcacttccgcgttcaacacacgtacggagcggtgacgtctcccacgccttgatccagcaaggaggagggagaggttgaggaagaaggctccaacagcagcacgacggcatggtggtggtggagtgacagttctccggcagggcttcgccaagcacacgcgaaggaggagaggtgttggggagggaaggggctgcgccttgggaaaggtatggctgccctcccacccctccactatatataggggcaagggagagggggccggccccctcagatcccatctggtgggaggggcggcggccaggggaaggtggcttgccccccaagcaagggggggcgcccccctttagggtttccccccaaaccctaggcgcatgggccctagggggttggcgcccagcccactaagggctggttcccttccacctacagcccataaggccctccggggcaggtggaccctcccggtggacccccggaacccctccggtggtcccggtacaataccggtatacccccgaatatttccggtgaccgtatggtgacttcccatatataaatctttacctccggaccattccggaactcctcgtgacgtccgggatctcatccaggactccgaacaacattcggtaatcacatacaaaccttccttataaccctagcgtcatcgaaccttaagtgtgtagaccctacgggttcgggaatcatgcagacatgaccgagacacctctctagccaataaccaacagcgggatctggatacccatgttggctcccacatgttccacgatgatctcatcggatgaaccacgatgtcgaggattcaagcaatcccgtatacaattccctttgtcaatcggtacgttacttgcccgagatttgatcgtcggtatcccaatacctcgttcaatctcgttaccggcaagtcactttactcgttccgtaatgcatgatcccatgactaactacttagtcacattgagctcattatgatgatgcaataccgagtgggcccagagatacctctccgtcatacggagtgacaaatcccagtctcgatccgagcctacccaacagacactttcggagatacctgtagtgcacctttatagccacccagttacgttgtgacgtttggtacacccaaagcatttctacggtatctgggagttgcacgatctcatggtctaaggaaatgatacttgacattagaaaagctttagcaaacgaactacacgatctagtgctatgcttaggattaggtcttgtccatcacatcattctcctaatgatgtgatcccgttatcaatgacatccaatgtccatggtcaggaaaccgtaaccatctattgatcaacgagctagtcaactagaggctcactagggacatgttatggtctatgtattcacatatgtattacgatttccggataacacaattaaagcatgaacaatagacaattatcatgaacaaggaaatataataataaccattttattattgcctctagggcatatttccaacaccttcgtgggtggagccctccgtggactcgcgcaactgttacccttcgtgggttgaagtctccatcaacgtggatgtacgatagcaccacgtaTCGAAACCaagccaaaaatctccgtgtcttcattgcatttgcacactccaatctcatccctttactttcttgcaattagcatgctttactctttccgctgcttatactcttgccatgcttgcttgaaatgtattgtgaatgtttaaacttgtgctacatcaacttgaagaacttaaaaattgctacttctgcttgttgagtgtctaatcacccccccctctagacacctcttctcgatcctttcaacgggaaatatgataataacaattttattattgcctctagagcatatttccaacgcGGATCCTATTTAGCACATAGCTCGGTGGATAGCGACGTAACATGTACCCCCTACGCGAGCGTGTTGTTTCATTTGGGTCGACCCATTTCAGTTTTTCCTGCCCACCATTTTTGGAAGGTTCTAGAATCTTCCCAGAACCGATTTTTCcttttttcggtttttcttttcaAATCCATTAAAGTTTTTCCAAATTcgttaatttttttgaaatttaccAACAATTTTCGAATTCATGcattttttttaaattcacaaatagTTTTTAAATTTGGAATGTTTTTTCAAGATTGTGAACATTTTCAAAATATCACAACCTTTTTCAAATTCGTATTTTTTTTAGAATATCATGATTTTAAATTCACAAACTTTTTCCAAATCTACGATTCTGTTTTTTGAATTTGTGAGAAATTTTGAAATATGGAAAGATATTAAAAagttctgaacattttttaaaatttaagaACATTTATCAGATCAGGCTCATATTTTAAAATGCATGATCTTTTTAAAAATTTGGGATTCGTGAGttaaaaaagcaaaataaaaaagaaaaaggaaaataggaGCGTCCCCCACCCCCCCAATGGGTCGGCCCAAAGGGCGTGTGGGGCGTGCGGGAGACTATACCTTGCCTATAGCTGATTTCTTTTTTGAAGGATGAATCGTACGCTCGCTTGAAGGTGTTTCATACTTTCATCCCTCTGTAGCTACTGGGCCAGCCCATCCCCAGCTTTTATTTTTGCTCTTTGATCATTGAGACGCTCGCTCGATTCTTCTGGGTTTTTATTTCATCGTTTTCTTTCGTTTCCTTAGATCCTTTCTTGTTTTTCGTTGTTTCTCTTTTTGGGTTTCATCGGTTTTTTCTATTCTCTTCGTGTACAGAATATGGAAAaaaatacacgtttaacattttatTCAAATACATGAAACAATTTTTGTTTACACGTTGAACATTATTtcatatacataattaacaaaatAAACTCAAACATACTTTTTTTGGCAATTTTTTTATACACATTCTACATTCTTTGTACATCAGGTACATTTTTTGTACATACATTTTAGCATCCATCAGTTAcatgattaataaaattaatatatattttttatgtctactttcttcatacacattgtatattgtTTTATACAttggtaacatttttatatacatgtttagcatttttcagttgcatgattaacatttttaatacatataGTAGTGTCTACTTTTTGCATACACATTGTACTTTCTTTAGCAtacatctcagtcgactgagatctaGCAAGTGACGGAGCTAGGGGGACTAGCAGGAGCCATGGCTCCCCCATGACCCAGGAAGTGTAGTATAATACCTGAATTTTCCTTCAGATTTCAAGAAAATTTCTGAAGATTACTAATAGTTGGCCCCTCCTATCAATACTAACACGTATTTGGCCCCCCTAGTTGATTTTTCCCGGCTCCGCCGCTGGATCTAGCCACACCCATTTTAATATGCACTACATACAGAGTAAAATAGATGAATCTCATTCTAAAAtctgtctatatacatccgtatctaCTCTgcattgaatttttttaaaaagatATATATTTAGAAACAAAGAGAGTACCATTTTTTACAGAACATTATatatgcatgcgtgcatgtgtttaAGATCGAATGGTCCAGATTAAAGTGACTGATATTTCAGGCAACTGACATACCATATGCGATCTTTTTTAAGCCCTACAAGCCGCATGCCGCACGTACCGAGTCGTAATACATACAGGGACGACCCGGGCACACGCTACGCCTTGCACAGCCTCTCCATCTCCGCCGCGAACCGCTCCATGGCCGGCCGTGGCAGCACGATCGGCACGGCAACCGCGTCCTCCCCGTCACGGTCCTTGACGGGGACGAAGAAGGTCACGCCGAAGACAGTGTCGGCCGGGCCGCCGTGCACCGGCTCGCCCCACCCGAAGTCGACGCGGTCGAACCCGGCGTGCCGGTTGTCGGACACGACGAACAGGTTCTGCAGTGCCAAGAACGGCCGGCCGCGCAGAACCAGCACGTCGACCGTGGAACGCACGTACTCGGCGGTCACCGCAGCCTTCGCGCGCCGCACCAGCGCCACCGCGTCGGCCAGCGAGCCACCGCCGCGCAGTGCAGCGACGTCGGCCAGCGCCGCCAGGGGCACGCACGCGTTTCCGTAGTATCCGTCCGGCAGGCCCAGCTCGACGAAGGCCCGGAAGTTGGCGATGATGACCAGCCGCGCTTCCTCGCCCAGCGGGACCTCGAGCGCCGCCGTGCGGGCGCGCCAGAGGTATGCCGCGAGCGCCTCGAAGGTGGTGGCCTTGTCGCGAGCGAGAGGAGGGAGGTGCTTCTTGATCGCGGCGAGGTCGGCGGGGCCGAAAGTGAAGGACCGCATGACCATGTCGCcggccggcggcgccggcggcggaatAAGGTCGAACTCGCTGTGCGGGAACGACGGCATAGGCGGGCTGCGCGCCTCCAGGAGCTCACGGGACCACGCGGGCGCGACGGTCGGCGCCGAGAGGCCgcgggcgagctcggcgacggcgttCATGAACTGGGCGATGCCGATGGCGTCGCACATGGTGTGGTTGAGGCGAAGCGCGAAGATGAAGCCGCCGCAGAGCAGCCGAGTCACCTGGTGACCATGATAGAATAGTGCATATTTAACTCATGCATTCAACAAATGCAAATTAACCACCATTAGATATACCTGGATGAGCAGCAATGGGCAGTTGAGTACGCCGCTGGAGCCCTCCACGTCGAAGAGCAGCTGGTCCATGCACGGGAACGGCGGCCTGAGCCCGGC
This DNA window, taken from Triticum aestivum cultivar Chinese Spring chromosome 1D, IWGSC CS RefSeq v2.1, whole genome shotgun sequence, encodes the following:
- the LOC123165587 gene encoding benzyl alcohol O-benzoyltransferase-like, giving the protein MPTLAFAVRRRDPELVGPAALTPRETKRLSEIDDQDTLRGHVSFALIYRARVMDDDDVAPVHPAGVIRRALGEALVHYYPLAGRLREVEGRKLVVDCTGEGVMFVEADADVRLEELQAAGLRPPFPCMDQLLFDVEGSSGVLNCPLLLIQVTRLLCGGFIFALRLNHTMCDAIGIAQFMNAVAELARGLSAPTVAPAWSRELLEARSPPMPSFPHSEFDLIPPPAPPAGDMVMRSFTFGPADLAAIKKHLPPLARDKATTFEALAAYLWRARTAALEVPLGEEARLVIIANFRAFVELGLPDGYYGNACVPLAALADVAALRGGGSLADAVALVRRAKAAVTAEYVRSTVDVLVLRGRPFLALQNLFVVSDNRHAGFDRVDFGWGEPVHGGPADTVFGVTFFVPVKDRDGEDAVAVPIVLPRPAMERFAAEMERLCKA